In one window of Solanum pennellii chromosome 2, SPENNV200 DNA:
- the LOC107009218 gene encoding lysine histidine transporter 1-like: MGTQAPSNYDDSKIDTRTEEEKAIDAWLPITSSRNAKWWYSAFHNVTAMVGAGVLSLPYAMSELGWGPGVTVMVVSWIITLYTLWQMVEMHEMVPGKRFDRYHELGQHAFGEKLGLWIVVPQQLIVAVGVDIVYMVTGGKSLQKVHELVCKQEDGCANIKLSYFIMIFASVHFVLSHLPNFNSISGVSLAAAVMSLSYSTIAWGASVKKGVQPNVDYGYKAHSTAGTVFDFLSGLGEVAFAYAGHNVVLEIQATIPSTPEKPSKVPMWRGVVVAYIVVALCYFPVAFIGYWMFGNAVEDNILISLNKPTWLIVMANMFVVVHVIGSYQIYAMPVFDMIETVLVKKLRFRPTWYLRFVTRNIYVAFTMFVGITFPFFGGLLGFFGGFAFAPTTYFLPCIMWLAIYKPRRWSLSWLANWICIIFGVLLMVLAPIGGLRSIIVQAKTYKFYN, translated from the exons ATTACGATGACTCCAAg ATTGATACAAGAACAGAAGAAGAGAAGGCGATCGATGCGTGGCTTCCGATTACTTCTTCTAGGAATGCAAAATGGTGGTATTCAGCTTTTCACAATGTTACTGCTATGGTTGGTGCTGGTGTCCTCAGTCTTCCTTATGCCATGTCTGAGCTTGGATG GGGACCTGGTGTAACTGTGATGGTAGTATCTTGGATTATCACTTTATACACACTATGGCAAATGGTTGAGATGCACGAAATGGTTCCAGGGAAACGTTTTGATAGatatcatgagttgggtcaacATGCTTTTGGAGAAAAGCTTGGATTATGGATTGTTGTGCCCCAACAACTAATTGTGGCAGTTGGTGTTGACATTGTTTATATGGTGACTGGAGGAAAATCACTTCAGAAGGTGCACGAATTGGTTTGCAAACAAGAAGATGGCTGCGCTAATATCAAACTTTCATACTTCATCATGATATTTGCCTCTGTCCATTTTGTGCTATCTCATCTCCCCAATTTCAATTCCATATCTGGTGTGTCTTTGGCAGCAGCTGTTATGTCCTTAAg TTACTCTACAATTGCTTGGGGGGCATCAGTTAAGAAGGGTGTACAACCAAATGTGGATTATGGGTACAAGGCTCACAGCACTGCAGGAACTGTGTTTGATTTTCTAAGCGGATTGGGAGAAGTGGCTTTTGCATACGCGGGTCATAATGTGGTGTTGGAGATTCAAGCTACAATTCCTTCAACACCTGAAAAACCTTCCAAAGTACCTATGTGGAGGGGAGTTGTTGTTGCTTACATTGTTGTGGCCCTCTGTTACTTCCCTGTTGCTTTTATTGGATACTGGATGTTTGGAAATGCAGTGGAAGACAACATTCTGATCTCTTTGAACAAACCTACCTGGCTCATTGTCATGGCTAACATGTTTGTCGTTGTACATGTTATTGGAAGCTATCAG ATCTACGCAATGCCAGTGTTTGACATGATTGAGACCGTGCTTGTTAAGAAACTTAGATTCAGGCCTACTTGGTATTTGCGGTTTGTTACCAGAAACATCTATGTTG CTTTCACAATGTTTGTTGGAATCACATTCCCTTTCTTTGGTGGCCTTCTTGGATTCTTTGGAGGATTTGCTTTTGCCCCAACAACATATTTT cTGCCTTGCATCATGTGGCTAGCAATCTACAAGCCAAGGAGATGGAGTCTCTCTTGGCTTGCTAATTGG atttgcattatttttgGAGTTCTGTTGATGGTTTTAGCACCAATTGGTGGGCTGAGATCCATCATAGTACAAGCAAAGACCTACAAATTTTACAATTAG